Within the Vibrio tasmaniensis genome, the region TCCCGCCCGAAAATCGGTACTCGTGTAGTCGACCGCGCATACTGGAACTTTCTTGATCCTCAACTGATTGAATGGATGGACGGCCTAACCGATGTAGACCAATTCTGCTCTCAGTTTTTGGGCCTTCGCCGTGCGATTGAACCTGAAGCGTGTGCACTGGCGGCAAAGTTTGCTACTGCTGAACAGCGTATCGAACTTTCCGAGATTTTCCAAAAGATGGTAGAAGTGGATGAAGCGGAAGTGTTTGACCAAGAGCGTTGGACAGATATTGATACTCGTTTCCACAGCTTGATCTTCAATGCGACAGGCAACGACTTCTATCTACCGTTTGGTAATATTTTGACTACGATGTTTGTTA harbors:
- a CDS encoding FadR/GntR family transcriptional regulator, whose protein sequence is MVTTFNSISGSKRSLHVQVAREIARGILSGELPQGSIIPGEMALCEQFGISRTALREAVKLLTSKGLLESRPKIGTRVVDRAYWNFLDPQLIEWMDGLTDVDQFCSQFLGLRRAIEPEACALAAKFATAEQRIELSEIFQKMVEVDEAEVFDQERWTDIDTRFHSLIFNATGNDFYLPFGNILTTMFVNFIVHSSEEGSTCINEHRRIYEAIMAGDSDKARVVSAAHLQDANHRLVTA